CGTCGATCAGGTCACGCCCTTCGCGCGGGACGACGAGGCGCGAGGCGTGAAGCAGCATCGGTCCGCCCGGAATGCCGTAGACGCGGTCGCCGACGATCCCGCTGCCGAATGCCTCGCGAGCGTGAGCGCGGATCTGGTGCGTGCGGCCGGTGACCGGGGTGAATTCGACCAGGGTACGGCCGTCGCGCACCGCGATCCGGCACCAGTTCGTCAGTGCCGACTGGCCATTGGGATCGGCGACCATGCGCCAGCCGGCTTCGGCGCTCGATACCTTGCCGAGCGGCAGGTCGATCGTGCCGGTCTCCTCTTGGATCGCGCTGCCGACCACGGCAAGATAGGATTTGCGCACCTCGCGGGCTTCGAATGCTTTCTGCAGCGCGGCCCGTGCGCGGGCGTTGCGGGCAAGCAGCAGGCAGCCCGACGTATCCTGGTCGAGGCGATGCATCGGCACCGGCGAGGAGCGGAAGCCGAGACGCAGCTCCGCCATCCGCGCCGCGAGCGACTCCCCGCCCCGGCGCGGCGCATCGACCGGCAAGCCCGCGGGCTTGTCGATGACCATCGCGTCGCCATCGACGAAGAGAATGCGGTCGGAGAGGTCCATGCGCCCCCTTATCCTCCCCATGGGTTCGTGGGGAGGGGGACCGCACGAGGTTCGGCGGGGGGTTGGATTGCCGCACAGGAACCCCTCCACCAGCTTAGATGGCCCCCTCCCCGCGACCGTAGGGGAAGGAAATCGCAGCCCTGTGGATGGATTTGTGACTCCTGTGCAACGAATCCAAGGAATCCAGCGCGTTACACAATATTAACCTTTTCCCGGCAGACCCCGAATGGTTAATGGGGGCTTCAAGGCCATTAAGAGCGCTTAACCGCGCGGGCCGGCAAATTGGGGGGACAGCGATGCGGGTGCTGCTGATCGAGGACGAGCCGACGACGGCCAAGAGCATTGAGCTGATGCTGGGAACCGAAGGCTTCAACGTCTACACGACGGATCTGGGCGAAGAGGGCTTGGACCTCGCCAAGCTCTACGATTACGACATCATCCTCCTCGACCTGAATCTGCCTGACATGCACGGCTATGACGTGCTGAAAAAGGTGCGCACCGCCAAGGTGTCGACGCCGGTCCTGATCCTGTCGGGCATCGGAGAGATGGACTCCAAGGTCCGCGCGCTCGGCTTCGGCGCCGACGATTATGTGACCAAGCCATTCCACCGCGACGAGCTGGTCGCGCGCATTCACGCCATCGTCCGCCGCTCGAAGGGCCACAGCCAATCGGTCATCCGCACCGGGAAGCTCGCCGTGAACCTCGACGCCAAGACGGTCGAAGTCGACGGCAGCCGCGTCCACCTGACCGGCAAGGAATATGCGATGCTGGAGCTGCTCTCGCTCCGCAAGGGCACGACGCTGACCAAGGAAATGTTCCTCAACCACCTCTATGGCGGGATGGACGAGCCCGAGCTCAAGATCATCGACGTATTCATTTGCAAGCTGCGCAAGAAATTGAGCCTGGCTTGCGGTGGCGCCAATTATATCGAGACCGTCTGGGGCCGCGGCTACGTGCTGCGCGATCCGGAAGAGGAAGCGGCGCCCGAGCCGCAGACCGTGGCGGCCTAAACCTTATTGCTGAGCGCGAGGGGAGAAGGCGGGGCGCTCACGGGCGCCCCGCCTTTTGCTTTAAGGCTTGGGGAAACTCAGCCGGGCGATGAGTGATGCGAAGCGCGGATCCCCGCGCAACGGTTTCAGATGTTCATCGGTGGGAAGAAAACCAAGCCCCGGATCGCGCGCCCTGTAGGACGCCTCAAGCTCGGCCATGGCGCCGTCGCGGTCGCCCATTTGCGACAGCATTTGCGCATATTGATAATGCGCGCTGTCGCCGGCCTTCTGCCGCATCGCCGCAAGGATCGCGGCAGCTTGCGCGCGGTCGCCGGTCCGCGCCGCCGCGACCGAGCGGATCACAAACCAATTGGGATGCTCGTGAGGCAGCTGGTCGGCCGCACGGGCCGCATCGGCATACCGGCCTGAAAGAAGCAGTGCGGCCGCCAGCCCATTGCGGACGTTGGTCGACGTCGGTTCGTCGGCCATCAGCTTTTCGATCACTGCAAGCGCTTCCTGATAAGCACCTCTCCTGACCAACAGATAGCCCCGCGACCGCGCCACGCTGGGATCGAGGGGGTCGCGGGCGTTGGCCTGGTTCCAGAGCGCATCCGCCCGACGGCTGTGGCCGATCTGCGCAAGAAAGTTTGCGACGCTGACCATGTTGCGGGTCGAACAGCCCGGGATGGCGATGGCCCGCTGATATTCGACCCAGCCGCCGGTAAAATCGAGCGCGCTGATGAGATTGAACCCGAGCGCGTAATGGCCATCCGAAAGTTCGGGCGCCAGCGCGATCGCCTTGCGCGCCACGGCCGATGCCTTCTCGAACCCGGTCTCGAACTCCGCCGCGCTATCCGCGTAATAAGCGACGAGATTGCTTTCGGCGACCGCCTTGCCGGAATAGGCCAGCGCATAATCGGGATCGAGGGCGATTGCCGCGTCATAAAGCGCGATCCTGGTCCTGTAGCCGTCGATGCTGCCGTCGACATTGGCGTCGGCCTTGAGCAGGAGGTCCTGAGCCGCGGCGTTCTTCGTGCCCCAGCGGTGAGCGCGGCGCGATCGGCGGCGCCGAGCCGGCTGCGCAATTGCTGGGCCACGGCCTCAGCGATGCTGGTCTGGATGGCGAGCACGTCGCCGGTCGGCCGGTCGAAGGTTTCCGACCATTTTTCCGTGCCATCCCCGCCGTCGACGAGCTGGGCGCTGACCCGGATCGTCGATGGCGAACGCCGGACGCTTCCAGTCACGATGCTTCCAACGTCGAGCCGCTGGGCCGCCGTCGTCGCATCATCGTTGCGCAGCACTTCGGACGACGTGCGTCCGATGACCTTGAGGCCATTGATCCGCGACAGCGCGCTACGCACCTCTTCCGCAAGACCGTCCGAAAAATAAGCCTGCGCCGGATCGCCGCTGAGATTGGCAAAGGGCAGGACGGCGACACTGCTGGTATTTGCCGCGGTGCCGCGCGTGAAGAACCAGCCGAGCCCGCCCGCAGCCACGAGTGTCGCCCCTGCCCCGCCGGCGATCGCCGCCCGGCGGCTGATCCGCGGACCAGCATTGATCCCCGGAGTGTTGACATGGTCCCGGCCGCCAAGCCGCTGACGAATGGCCCTTCCATGAACTGAGCGAAATCGCCTGATGCTCACGAAAGCCGAGCGGTGGGCGGACATTGTCGATTGTGATCGGGAGGTAGTGACCGGCCTCCTGCGCCGCGCTTGCTTCGTCACGGACGAAGCGGCCTTCCGGGCCGACGGTGCGCTTGCTCCAGACGACAATCACCACCTTGGCCGCGTCGAGATGGCTTTCGATCTCCTCCCGCCAGTTGGTGCCGCCGCCGATATGCTGGTCCCACCAGACGTTGAAGCCTTCCGCCTCGAGCGCTTCGACCAAGGGGACCAGCCGCTTGCGGTCCTCCGCCTTGTAGGAGATGAAGACGTCATTCGACGCGTCGGTCATGGCGCGCGCCCCCCTTGGCGATGCGTAGGCGCACCTTACCCGCCCTGAAACGTGTGACAAGTTTGGCACCGCGCTCGTGTAGCCGTGCCAACGCGGGACGAGGCTTTGGCACCGCTCTCGACATTCGCTTACACTTAACCGAAATTAACCCTTGAAGACGCCCGAGTCGCGGAAACGACATTTCCGGGACCGGTTGATCGTTGCGCGAAGGCCGTGGCCGAGGCGTTTTTCGGGGGAAATGCGTGTCTGGACCTGATATCTTCCTGTCCTATGCACGGTCCGATCGGGCCGTCGCGCGCACGTTCGCGGAAGCGCTGACCGAAGAAGGATTCAGCGTCTGGTGGGACGCATCGCTGCATTCGGGTGAGACGTTCGACGAGGTCATCGAGAAGAACCTGCGCGAGGCCAAGGCGGTCGTCGTGCTATGGTCGCCACGCTCGGTCGCGTCACGCTGGGTGCGCGCCGAAGCCACGCAGGCGGACCGCAAGAACAAGCTGGTCCCGGCGATGATCGAACCGTGCGACCGCCCCGTAATCTTCGAATTGACGCACACCGCCGATTTGATCGACTGGACCGGCGACGTCACCGATATCCATTGGCGCACCTTCATGGACGACCTGCGCCGGCTGGTGCACGGGTCAAGCGATTTCGACGTTCCGGCGGCCGCGCGCCCCGCGGCCAAGGGACCGCGTCCGCAGACACCAGTCGCCGAGCCGATCGCACCTGCACGCCGCCCGCTCCGCCCAGGCAGCGACGACGTCATTTCCGCGGGACGGTCCACGCCGGAGCCGGCTGCGCCCGCGACGGCGGCGCCGCCGCGCGCCGTGGAGGACGATCAGCCGACCGAGATTCACTGTCTGGAAGTCGAGGAGGGCGAGTTCGCCGGTGAATTGTATACCGTTGCGGGCACCGGCGCGCAGATCGGCCGGTCTGCGCCCGCCGACATCGTCGTCCCAGACGGAAGCGTTTCGCGGCAGCATTGCGTCTTGGGCATCGCCAACGACGAACTGCTCGTCAGCGACCTCAATTCGACCAACGGCACGTATGTCGACGGCGAGCGCGTGACGCGCGCGACAGTCGTGCCGGTGGGATCTTTGCTCCAGGTCGGTCAGGTCTCGATGCGCCACGCTTTGCTGTCGCGCGCGGAGATCCAGTGGCGCAGCAATCCCGAATTCGACGCAAAGGTCGTCAACGCCCGCTAGGGGCGCCACCCCATCACTTTATTGCTGCTTGGCCAGGAAAGCGATGTAGGCGCGCGTCTGCGTTGCCTGTTTGATCAGCCGGTCGGCCTCGGCGTTGGTCTTGATGCCTGCCATCGAGGCGCGGAGCGTGGCGAGATTGCTGTCGTAATTTCGGGCGAGCGCCGCATTCTGGCTGTTGCCGGAGCGGATGACCCGCCGGGCCTGCGACCGGGCATCGTCGACGATTCCATAGAATTGCGACAGCTTGGCTGGTGAAACACCCGTTTCTGCGGCGGCGGTCTTTGCTGGGGCCGCGGTTGTCGGTGTTTTCTTGATTTCCGTCGCGCTGCTGGCGGCGGCTTGCCGCGCCGCGCGAGCTTGCGCGCGTTCGATGGCTTTCAGCCGATCCTCGGCCGCCTTGGCCTTGGCCGCTTCACGGCGAAGGGCGTCGGCGGCGGCAGTGTCCTCGACAGGCGTAGCTTCAGTCGACGTTTCCGCTGTTTCGACGGGCGCGGTGTCATTCACGGTGGTGTTGGCGGTCGCATCGGTGACCGTCATCGTCGTTTCGGGCGCATCCAGAGCGGCCGTCTCCGCCGCCGGTTGCGGATCGGAACCGCCGCGAAGCATCAATGCGCCGCCTCCAACGACCGCAAGGACAACGGCGGCAATCCCCGCCATCAGTACCGGGCTGCGCGATTTCTCCCCATGCTTGGCGGGCGGCGCCGCACCAGCGTCGGCCTTCTTCGCAGGCGCAGTGCTTCGGCTGGTGCCGCGTTCGTCGGCAAGCGCCGCGGCAGTTGCGGCGCCGCCCGCGGCTGCGGCGATCGCGTCGCCTTCCTCGGCAATCTTTCTTGCGGTGCCGGTATCCTGCCCTGCCCGCTTGAACCGCGCCTGTTTGGGATCTGCCGGAACGCCGGTTTCGACCGGCACGCTGGGATCGACATTCGGCGTCGGCGCGACGGGCTTGATCTCTTCCGCCGTGACCTGCTTGGCGTAAAAGCGGGTCGCGTCCTCGTCGACCACGGCATCAACAGCGCTCGCGCCCTTCCCGAACGATGCCAGCCAGTCGCCGATCGTCTGCGGGCGCTCATCCGGCTTGACGACCATCGCGGCATCGATGCCTGCAAGGAACTTCTTGGTGTAGCCCGGCCATTTGCCCTCCGCGAGCGGCTTGCCGAGGCCTGCGTGCAACCGCTCGAGCACTTCGGGCGGCTTCTCGCCGGTCACGCACTCGTAGAGCACTACCCCGAGCGCGTAGATGTCGGTCCACGGCCCTTGCGGGTAGGTTTTCACATATTGTTCAATCGCCGCGTAGGGCGGGGTGTGGAAGGTGACCTTGGTACTGGTTGCTTCCGCGGTGTCGAAGCGCGCCGAGCCGAAGTCGATCAGGACCGGCCGGTTGTCCTCGTTGATGAGAATGTTGGGCGGTTTGATGTCGCGGTGAAGCACGCCGACGCGATGCGCGCGGTCGAGCCCTTCGGCGATCGGCTGGAGGATGTTCCACAGGCTGCGCTCATTGAAGCGACGGCCCTGCTTGATCATCTTCGACAGCGACGTGCCATCCTCGAAATCCATGACCATGTAAGCGGTGCCGTGGATTTCGAAGAGGCTGCGGACGCTGACGATGTTCGGGTGGCGCGAAGGCGTGGACAGGTTCCACAGCAGCTTCGCCTCCTCGACAAACTTCTTGAGGCCGAGAG
The sequence above is drawn from the Sphingomonas lutea genome and encodes:
- a CDS encoding TIR domain-containing protein produces the protein MSGPDIFLSYARSDRAVARTFAEALTEEGFSVWWDASLHSGETFDEVIEKNLREAKAVVVLWSPRSVASRWVRAEATQADRKNKLVPAMIEPCDRPVIFELTHTADLIDWTGDVTDIHWRTFMDDLRRLVHGSSDFDVPAAARPAAKGPRPQTPVAEPIAPARRPLRPGSDDVISAGRSTPEPAAPATAAPPRAVEDDQPTEIHCLEVEEGEFAGELYTVAGTGAQIGRSAPADIVVPDGSVSRQHCVLGIANDELLVSDLNSTNGTYVDGERVTRATVVPVGSLLQVGQVSMRHALLSRAEIQWRSNPEFDAKVVNAR
- a CDS encoding toll/interleukin-1 receptor domain-containing protein; the encoded protein is MTDASNDVFISYKAEDRKRLVPLVEALEAEGFNVWWDQHIGGGTNWREEIESHLDAAKVVIVVWSKRTVGPEGRFVRDEASAAQEAGHYLPITIDNVRPPLGFREHQAISLSSWKGHSSAAWRPGPCQHSGDQCWSADQPPGGDRRRGRGDTRGCGRARLVLHARHRGKYQQCRRPALCQSQRRSGAGLFFGRSCGRGA
- a CDS encoding tetratricopeptide repeat protein, coding for MARKAIALAPELSDGHYALGFNLISALDFTGGWVEYQRAIAIPGCSTRNMVSVANFLAQIGHSRRADALWNQANARDPLDPSVARSRGYLLVRRGAYQEALAVIEKLMADEPTSTNVRNGLAAALLLSGRYADAARAADQLPHEHPNWFVIRSVAAARTGDRAQAAAILAAMRQKAGDSAHYQYAQMLSQMGDRDGAMAELEASYRARDPGLGFLPTDEHLKPLRGDPRFASLIARLSFPKP
- a CDS encoding RluA family pseudouridine synthase codes for the protein MDLSDRILFVDGDAMVIDKPAGLPVDAPRRGGESLAARMAELRLGFRSSPVPMHRLDQDTSGCLLLARNARARAALQKAFEAREVRKSYLAVVGSAIQEETGTIDLPLGKVSSAEAGWRMVADPNGQSALTNWCRIAVRDGRTLVEFTPVTGRTHQIRAHAREAFGSGIVGDRVYGIPGGPMLLHASRLVVPREGRDLIDVSAPLPDYFGEWRDAAG
- the ctrA gene encoding response regulator transcription factor CtrA, producing the protein MRVLLIEDEPTTAKSIELMLGTEGFNVYTTDLGEEGLDLAKLYDYDIILLDLNLPDMHGYDVLKKVRTAKVSTPVLILSGIGEMDSKVRALGFGADDYVTKPFHRDELVARIHAIVRRSKGHSQSVIRTGKLAVNLDAKTVEVDGSRVHLTGKEYAMLELLSLRKGTTLTKEMFLNHLYGGMDEPELKIIDVFICKLRKKLSLACGGANYIETVWGRGYVLRDPEEEAAPEPQTVAA
- a CDS encoding serine/threonine protein kinase; translated protein: MSKAYSNKALPAGTVLREWRLEEVLGVGGFGIVYKGRGIYFDELVAIKEYFPSSISERDSDDTVVPIDSDAEEVHALGLKKFVEEAKLLWNLSTPSRHPNIVSVRSLFEIHGTAYMVMDFEDGTSLSKMIKQGRRFNERSLWNILQPIAEGLDRAHRVGVLHRDIKPPNILINEDNRPVLIDFGSARFDTAEATSTKVTFHTPPYAAIEQYVKTYPQGPWTDIYALGVVLYECVTGEKPPEVLERLHAGLGKPLAEGKWPGYTKKFLAGIDAAMVVKPDERPQTIGDWLASFGKGASAVDAVVDEDATRFYAKQVTAEEIKPVAPTPNVDPSVPVETGVPADPKQARFKRAGQDTGTARKIAEEGDAIAAAAGGAATAAALADERGTSRSTAPAKKADAGAAPPAKHGEKSRSPVLMAGIAAVVLAVVGGGALMLRGGSDPQPAAETAALDAPETTMTVTDATANTTVNDTAPVETAETSTEATPVEDTAAADALRREAAKAKAAEDRLKAIERAQARAARQAAASSATEIKKTPTTAAPAKTAAAETGVSPAKLSQFYGIVDDARSQARRVIRSGNSQNAALARNYDSNLATLRASMAGIKTNAEADRLIKQATQTRAYIAFLAKQQ